The DNA window ACGCTCTCAATCTGCTTCTCCGTCGAAGGAGTCCCCCTCCCAGGAGGAACCAGAACCCTTCGTGAAGCACTCGTCGGACGAGATCCGTACGCTGTGGCCCGAACCCGAACAGAAGAGTGAATGGCCCCCGAATGACGTCGTCCGGGAGCAAAAGCAGGCCCGGGAAAAAGTACATACGAACTGAGCCTCTTCTTTTCTGCCCCCATTTCTGTTCTGGCTTCGGCCTTCTATGCCCGTTCGGACCTCGCACGGATCCGAACGGGCATGTGTGTTTATGGCCGTTCTGGCCCTCCTGGCGCTGAAAAGGACGAGCCGCCCTCCTCCTGCAACTGGGCGCGAACGACGGGAAGTGCGTCGGGGTGCTCCTCTCGGAGGTAGGCCACCAGCTGTTCTCGAATCTCACATCGGAGTTCCCACAGCTGAGGAGCACTGGCGGCACTGGCAATCGCCCGCAGTTCAATTCCTCGCTCGCTCGTGTTCGTCACGTGCAGGGCACAGGTGTCTCCGTCCCAGTATTCCGACGCCTCGACGACCCGCTGCAACTCGTCTCGCACTGCCGGTACCGGGGTCCGATAGTCGACGTAGAGAAACACCGAGCCGATGAGATCCGCAGACGTGCGGGTCCAGTTCTGAAACGGCTTCTCGACGAAATGGGTGATGGGTAGAACGATGCGCCGTTTGTCCCACACCCGCACGACGACGTAGGTGAGCGTAATCTCCTCAACCCAGCCAAATTCTTCCTCCACAATCACAACGTCGTCGACGCGGATGGGCTGGGTGAGGGCGATCTGAATGCCCGCGATGAGGTTGCCGAGCGTGCTCTGCGCGGCAATGCCGAGCACAATACCGACGATGCCGGCCGACGCCAAGATTCCGGTGCCCAATTCCCGAAACGGCTCGTACTGTAGGAGCACCAGTCCCACGCCCAACACGATAATCACGGTGGTGGCGATGCGACGCAGAATCCGAACCTGCGTCACGATCTTCCGAGCCTTTAGGTTGTCCGGCACGTCGATGGAATAATACTCTGCCACGGCCTCCTCCCCCGCCCGCAGCGCCGCCACAACCAGCCACGTGGTCGCGACAATGAGCAAGACGTAGAGCCCCCCATCCAGAACAGTCCCCATCTCCGCAGAGAGATGGGGACGGACGACCGGACGAATGCCATACGCGAACAGGATGGGTACCAGGATCCGCAGGGGCTCCGGGAGCCGGCGGAGCAGGGCCCCGCGCAGCGGCAAGGAGTCGGAGGAGCGCCGCAGAATGCGACGGGCGCCCCAGGTGAATAGGGCATGCACCAGGAGGCCGAGCACGGTGGCTCCGATTAGGAGACCGAATGCCCACAACCCATTGCCCCCATTCGGAGCGTCCCCGAAGAACAGCGTCTCCATCGCCAAAAGGATCTGGACATAGACAGCGCGACGGGGTTCCGTCAGTCGTCAATGCGGGCGCCGTAGACCGTGATCCGGAGCGGCTCGTGGGTGTCGGCTCGCTGCTGTACGTAGAGGACGTGCTCAGTATTGTCGTAATACCACCCGCCGTCCCGCACGACCTCCTCACGAGACCCCTTTTGTGATAGGGATTGTCCGCTCGCACCGACGCGGGTCGGCGCAGCGGCGATCCGATGCACGTCGGCCTGAAGGGTGCGTGCGTCGGGCTGCCCGTCGTAGTGCCCATTTGCAGCCCCAATCGTCAGGCGGAGCGCCGGAGCCCCTGCCCCTCGCCGCCACGACTGTCGGAGGGACGTGAGCGCGTAGCGTCCCTGCCGGTAGCCTCGCGTCCGCCCGTCGTCCTGATAGAGTGAGAACGATGCGCTCCTCCCCGAGTCGGGATATATGGCGAGGCCGAGCGTGTCGGCCGGCTGGGCGCCAGTATGCGGAGCGACCGGTCGCGTGGGCAGAATAGACCCCGCCTTGACAAAGAGCGGAATCTCGTTGAGCGGGGCGTCGACGGTGATCGTTTGCCCGCCGTCGTATGCTTGATCACTCCACCAGTCGATCCACCTTCCCTCCGGAAGTCGGACCGTCTTCGAGCGCTTGCCCTCTTCCAGTACCGGCGCCACCAGAAGATTCGGCCCCAGCAGGTACGCGTCCGTGTAGTCATGCAGCTGCTCGTCGTCCGGGTCTGCAAAGAAGAGGGGACGAGCAATTGGGAGTCCGGTGCGGTGATTCGTCCAGGCCAAGGAGTAGAGATACGGCATCAACCGGTAGCGGAGATGCACGCTGGAGCGGACGATGCGCTCCACCTGACGGCCAAACCGCCAGGGCTCGGTCGGCAGATTGTCGACGCCGTGGACGCGCATGATGGGCGACAGAGCGCCGTGCTGCAGCCAGCGAGCATAGAGCTCCGGCTGCTTGGGTCCCCCCGTAAAGCCGCCGAGGTCCGAGCCGTAGTAGCCGAAGCCACTCAGCCCCATATTGAGGAGGAGCGACGGCTGGGCTTGCAGTCCGGTAAAGCTGCGCGCCACGTCGCCACTCCACAGCACAGTCCCAAAGCGCTGAATGCCGGCGTACCCCGACCGTGTGAGATTCACCATGCGCTGATTCGGCCGCCAGTCGTCCCATCGCTGATACAGGGTACGCGCCCAGAGAAAGTTGTAGAGGTTGTGGATCTCGGGCGTGGTCCCCAAGTGGTGCCGCATGTCTGCCGGATGCTTCTCCGGCTCGCCCAGGTCCGTCCAGAGGCCCGCCATCGTCTCGCCCATGAACGGCGGATACTGGCCCGCCCACCAGTCCTGCGCGGCCGGATCCGTAATGTCGAGCAGGGCCACGTCGCACCCATCCGGGCACGACCACCAGTCCTCCATCACGTACGGCTCGCCCGCCGGGGTCTGTCCCACGAAGCTGCTATCGAGAGCCGGCTCAAAGAGGCGCGACGGGCGCACGATGTAGGGCTCCGAGATGGCGATCGTCTGCACGCCCCGGGCCTTCAGGTCGCGCATCATCCGGAACGGCTCCGGAAAGGCCTCTCGGTTCCACCGCAGATCCCCCATGTGCTCGAACCAGTAGAGGTCGAGGATAAGCGCATCCACCGGAAACTCCTTTTGCCGAAGCGTATCGACGACGCTCCGGGCCGCATCCTCCGTCCGATAGCCGTATTTCGACTGCATGTAGCCGAGTGCCCACTTGGGCGGAAGCGGCTGCCGTCCCGTGAGGGTCGTGTACTGCTGGACCTGCTCCTTGATGGTCGGCGCCACGAGCACGAAGTAGCGGAGATGCCCCCCTCCCGCCTGGTACCGAAGCTGCGTCGAGTCGGCTTGCCCCACGTCGATTTGCGCCCGATAGGGGTTGTCGATAAAAAGGCCGTACCCGCCCGTCGTGGGCATGAACGGCACGTTCACCTTCATCGTCATCGGCGCCTCGTTATAGCCGTAGCGTTGCGTGTTCACGAGATCGAAGGCGTGGCCCGTTACGCCAAACACGGGGCGTTCGCCGGTCCCGTAGGCTCGCGTCTCCGCGTCCATTTCCATTCGGAGCGTGCGGCTCGTGTCCGTCCACGCGACGTTCATAGCGGCCTCCGAGAAGACGGTCTCCCCTGTTTCGTTGGCTACGCGGACGCGTAGGGGACGCTTCTCCACAATCACCGTGACCTTGCCCCCGCGGACGTAGAGGCCCTCCGCACTTTCGTGAACCGCGAACCGGAGATCGGTCCTTGGCTCCGCCACCACCGCCCGCGAGGTGTCGGGGGCGGATTCGCCTCGCCGCCAGTGCACCTTCACGATGGAAGGACGAACGAGCGTCAAGTGGAGATCGGCATTCTGGCCCTCCACAACGACCGTCGAGGCGTCCACCTGATGTTCAACGTAGTCGCCTGGACCGTCTGAAGCCCGCTGCGCGAAGCTGTCGCTGAGTGGCACGGCGAAGAGCAGGACGCCCAAAAACAGATGTCTAAAAAACACCATGCGTGTATTCATCATCGAATGCAGGACG is part of the Salinibacter sp. 10B genome and encodes:
- a CDS encoding TIM-barrel domain-containing protein, whose product is MVFFRHLFLGVLLFAVPLSDSFAQRASDGPGDYVEHQVDASTVVVEGQNADLHLTLVRPSIVKVHWRRGESAPDTSRAVVAEPRTDLRFAVHESAEGLYVRGGKVTVIVEKRPLRVRVANETGETVFSEAAMNVAWTDTSRTLRMEMDAETRAYGTGERPVFGVTGHAFDLVNTQRYGYNEAPMTMKVNVPFMPTTGGYGLFIDNPYRAQIDVGQADSTQLRYQAGGGHLRYFVLVAPTIKEQVQQYTTLTGRQPLPPKWALGYMQSKYGYRTEDAARSVVDTLRQKEFPVDALILDLYWFEHMGDLRWNREAFPEPFRMMRDLKARGVQTIAISEPYIVRPSRLFEPALDSSFVGQTPAGEPYVMEDWWSCPDGCDVALLDITDPAAQDWWAGQYPPFMGETMAGLWTDLGEPEKHPADMRHHLGTTPEIHNLYNFLWARTLYQRWDDWRPNQRMVNLTRSGYAGIQRFGTVLWSGDVARSFTGLQAQPSLLLNMGLSGFGYYGSDLGGFTGGPKQPELYARWLQHGALSPIMRVHGVDNLPTEPWRFGRQVERIVRSSVHLRYRLMPYLYSLAWTNHRTGLPIARPLFFADPDDEQLHDYTDAYLLGPNLLVAPVLEEGKRSKTVRLPEGRWIDWWSDQAYDGGQTITVDAPLNEIPLFVKAGSILPTRPVAPHTGAQPADTLGLAIYPDSGRSASFSLYQDDGRTRGYRQGRYALTSLRQSWRRGAGAPALRLTIGAANGHYDGQPDARTLQADVHRIAAAPTRVGASGQSLSQKGSREEVVRDGGWYYDNTEHVLYVQQRADTHEPLRITVYGARIDD
- a CDS encoding mechanosensitive ion channel domain-containing protein, whose amino-acid sequence is METLFFGDAPNGGNGLWAFGLLIGATVLGLLVHALFTWGARRILRRSSDSLPLRGALLRRLPEPLRILVPILFAYGIRPVVRPHLSAEMGTVLDGGLYVLLIVATTWLVVAALRAGEEAVAEYYSIDVPDNLKARKIVTQVRILRRIATTVIIVLGVGLVLLQYEPFRELGTGILASAGIVGIVLGIAAQSTLGNLIAGIQIALTQPIRVDDVVIVEEEFGWVEEITLTYVVVRVWDKRRIVLPITHFVEKPFQNWTRTSADLIGSVFLYVDYRTPVPAVRDELQRVVEASEYWDGDTCALHVTNTSERGIELRAIASAASAPQLWELRCEIREQLVAYLREEHPDALPVVRAQLQEEGGSSFSAPGGPERP